AAATTCGGGACAAGGATACCCTTGACTTGCTATTTTCTGATCTGGATCAGAACGGAGATAGAGAGATCGACTTCCAGGAGTTCATTCCTCTCATCGCCATGGTGACATCAGCGTGTCACGATCTGTTCATGACGGAGCagaatcattaaaataaacaactctataaaaataaacaccattATAAACTCTGTACTTTCTGTGAAATTCAGATTTGTATTGCATGATTGTTCACTTGgttctgttgtgtttatttcatgttgtATTAAGAGCGAGCCACATGGGGCACCCGACTGGTGCAACAGAAGTGTTCGCCCCATTGTCAGGAGATCGTGACGTCGAACCCTGACAATACCGCAGCCAAGGGAGCGAAATCGGCATAGtgtctctcccctgtcaatcacagtgacagtaGAAAAACATGCATCTACGAGCTCATGTCCATGAGCTCATATATGTCAGAACAGgtggatagcactttcctcagagtgtgttatgctgccctgtgacacagcacGAAAGAAATGtgtttggctggcttcacgtagTCTCTGAGAAAACCCGTGTTAGCCTTAACCTTCTCTGGATAGTAGCTGTTGCATGATATTGGAGAACTGGCTGGTAGGAGggaaacatacaaacaaacaaaaacaaacacttactgGGGTTGCCAGATCATGTCTCTGAAAGGGTTTGGGTTGGAAACAATAAcaccaatctggcaacactCATTTCTTACACCAGTCCTTGATGTGAAGAAAGTTTGATTTGTTGGTGGTATAAATGGTAACACTTAAACATGGACAGAATTAAAAGAGCTAATAGTATTGGTGGATACATGGAGTACATGAATCCAAGGGTGGGGAAAGAGAGGGTGACTTGACTTAAAAACAGGATCATGATTGCCTTGATCATGAGAATCTTaactacatacaaaaaaaaatttgtatgcCTTGATGTCGACTCTACCCTTATCTTATGATCATCTTATGTATTTCATTCCAGGTGATAAAGGACCAGCTCTTGAGTTGAGCAATAGGACACAATTAAGGAACAGGCAAAAATGGTGCGTTCAAAACTAATCTGTGTCCTCCCCTCTTAGATTACTTTCCAGAAACTTCAGGATGCGCTGCCATGAGTCCTCCTGAGCGGCTGCGTGTTGcttcaggtttcctccccacTGAATCATAGCtgaataacacacaaacaataaaatgaGCTAACTGAACAAAATGGCATGGatctagggttagggttagtatgTAACCATCCATAGTATGGATGTCATTAAAGAATTAAAAGCACACTGACATTGAGTGGGTTGACTGGCCCAGATGGAGGTGTGGCTAGTCGGTGTGTATGGTGGCTCGATCAGGTGACCAGCTCCGGGGTACGACACCCGAGTAAACAGGTGAGATTTACCTGCTGTGTGCAGGCGTCTTTCGATCTGTCATCACAAATCCGATAAATGTTTTGAAACAATGTGTGAGTCATGACTAAGATTTATTTCCTGCTATGCTGGTCTGTCCTCCTCCTTCTACATAAGAGTTACTGCACAGAATTGAATGGGTTACATTACTGAGATTTTCTCTGTACTCTTAAAGAGTTCTTCAAGTTCTACTTGTTATAGGCTAACATCTGACATAGCTATGTTAGAAATGTGcgagtaaaataaatattctttatGAAGGAAAAATTGTGGTTTATAAAGTACAAACCtcaattaaaaacacatttcgtCATCTAGATTAGTACTagtaactaataataatgaataatttattaataattttcctTATCCATATTATTTAGATCAGCTTTCTGAACATAATGACACACTATTATGCAACCTGGTTACAAAACTTTACCTGTAGTCTCACTGACTTTCCACTTTCCTATCTTCAAAACGTTATTCCTCTACAATTTAAACTGTCACTGAAACCAATTTTGAGGGTGTCTGATGTTTTCCTCACCTCATCTGCGTTCTCAGTAGATGGACAGCATAAATCTTCCTCTCCAACGATGAACAGCAGAGGGCAGTGCACCTTCTCAATCTGTTGATGACAAATACAGTGTTTCAGCATCACCACAGCAACAATCATGTCACATTCGAACAGGTAGATATTTGTTTGGGAGCAGCATTCAAATATGACTTTAAATTCTGCCAAACATATAAAGCTACGTGTGGAGAGTCAATGAATTGCAAAATCTTGTATTATTAATCATCAACAGCACCTTAAGGGATAgtttagttaaaaataaaatgtctaatGTCCCCTTTACTGCACATGATGAAGACATGTTTGGATTAATGGTGGATCATAATAATATAGATCACATTTGATTTTACATAtaacaaatgtaaaatgaaaattcttaGTGAACTAATAATATAGTAAGAGAGAAATAATGACAAAACCTTTAATACAGTTTACTTGTGCTTATTTACCTGAATAACGTTTTCAGGTGGAACATTATGAGGTAAAGAGATGTCCTTGAAACTCACGTAGCCTTGATCATTAATGCTCCAGTGTTTTTGCTCTCTggaaagatgataaaatatgaataactGTTTCCGCACATTTTTCTcattaaatgctaaataagGAACTAAATTCTGTCtgcttagagagagagaaaacaacaacaacaaaaattattctgtatatgtatatgaaaaAGCATTCTTTATATGTTGCTTCATTAGTCATGCTAACATAGCCAGAGCTGTAGCTAGGGAGCTCTGGGcaccctaaaaaaaaatattgatgtgGGCCCCACTGCCCTCCACCcatatcatatacagtataagataTGGAGGCCCACATctacatattattttaaaagtttaatagATCATATCACTTTGACACAGTCTATTGTAACAGAACATGGTAATATTGTTGTAAACACTTATTTCAaaagttaaatgtttatataaatattacatcaaaAGAATGGGATTAAGCCATTAATAACTTCTTAAACACTGAAACATTGTTACTTGAAACAAATTACTCCTTGTCTTCATTTTTGATGAAGATAATATCCTAAATCGGGCAGTGAAATGATCAGGGCACAGCATCCCATCACACTGACGTATCTACAGTGGACTAACCGGTCTTGTTCAAGAAGGTCTTGATAGACTGAGATCCAGCAGTTCTCCTGGcctccctctccttcttttCATTACGTTTCTGGTACCTAGATTTATGGTCCCCCCCAACATTTTCAATCACTCAGTCTCCTGTTCTTCCACTGTGACTTTACTTTGACTGTTCCCAGAGTAGCCTCAACTCTGATTGGTGATGTTCAATAGCTGGGGTGGGACTCATTAATTATTTCAGGTCAGTCAGTGACAAACAGCAGAGGGAACcaataaatttgtaatcatCAGACTAAACCATATTtagggaggggagaggagatATTTGAAAAACTTCTTTCATGAAATTgcatgcttttgtgtttttctccatgtttttgtggttttcatTAAACTCTCAGGTATACAAGCTGAAATATATACGCTATAATTATTCAGAGTATATTGGTATGCTTATATAGCGTAACAACTGGATTTAGTCACCACCTTTCACCCCTCTTGCAATGGCCCTGAATGTAGCACATTTTTGATGCctaaatagtaaaataaaatgttccccgtgacccagtagaaaaagcgatatagaaaatggatggatggggatgGATTCCCCCTGCTGGTATAGTGTAGTTTACttctcaatctgtctgtctgacataCTTTGACATTTAATACCTTCACTTCTAAAGCACTTTATGATCATCCCGTCTAATTTCTAATATCTCAGCTATGCAGTTTTTAGTGTAATGTCATAATTTTTGTCCTAAAAGCTCGAGTCAGGATGTGTCCTTGCCAAATTTAATGCAATTTCAAAATTTGCAGAAAATTCCACAATTtcatttattacaataaaaatgaCAGCGCATTCTGCTATCAGAAAATCaatcaatgaatgaatcaatcaaaGGCTGGTGCGATGCGGCCCGATGCGacgtgaagttgattattttcctataacagcatgtcctgatgTGTCTTattcttttataccacagcagtttaacaacactaacaatttttagtgtttaaatttttaacaaaatttaATTAAGAACACCACATCATATTCAAGTTGTCAGAGTACAGTTACATTTCATTTGGCGTATAActttcacaaaacaagttagttccggTTAACCTTTTACATTATAGGAGCTAAaaacagcctctctttatttctcttgatgttaataagacaaaaaaaaaatatgttactCAAACTGCAAAACACAAagtcctctgttctgaagatttTCCTCATGCTCAAATACATACTGCACACCAAATGTGGTTTAGTGCCATGGGAACTTTCCAAAACCCTTCCCATACTGTCAAATCCTGGAGTAGCACCCGTACTAGAACATATCACCTTGTAACAGTTGCAACTCTTACTCACCCATCAATATTCTCTCCATCATCACTAAATAACTTGTTGATGCTGCAGAACGGTCCATTGATGCAAACCACACACTTTGGCTGGACAAGGTTATGGAAGGAAAACAAATTTGTTtgttacagattttaaaaatcatccCTATATGATATTACATGGTCACAATATGCAGTCACGTTTTCTCATTATATTATCAGACCTGCAAACCTTTACAAATTGTGTAGCAACTACGCAACTGAACCTTGGAGTACGCTAGTAAAAGTAAACACTCAAAAATAtccctttttccccccctctaaCACTTTACAATTAATGTTATAGATAATttcttattaataaacaaagcaTATGTTCAAATAACACTGAACATGTCATTATTGTAAATCATATAAACAAatgtatgttatgtttatttaaaaaaacaaaaacaaaacaaaacatactttAACTGCACATTACTGCATTTTTTCAATGACTGCTTCCAGCAAGTTCTGAACTGCAAAGCTGATATTATTATGCTCTCCCCTACtctccttaaacctgaaatggtaGAAATGCTCACTTCCTGTATTTGTTTTAGGCGGTTCAGGATGAATAAATTGTTTATCGTaactttaaaatggaaaattgcAAGCAGGGGAAAATCAATATCAAAGCGTCATCATTATAAAATGTCCTGTAAAGACATCTATATATCAGAATCTGCCTAGTGAATTTAGTGATTACACAGATTCCTAGAATACAGACTTGTGTGTAAACGCTAGGTAAAGCTGTCTCCAAGTGCTAacgttgtatatttttgtacaatagtattattactattgtcATGTAACATGTCAAAACTGTTATTACAGAAGTGCAGGGATGTAATTAGTTGTTTAGTGTCTAAAGTCTTACATTAACGGGAAGGGACGTGGCGATCCATAGAGCTATGAAAACCCCAAATGAAATCCCACTGATGGCAATCCGGTCCTCACACACCTGTGGATGATCACACAGAACCTGCCACGCTGCCTAGGGCACACACAGCATGTTTGGTTTGAATTCCTGTGGAAGGGGCAGAAATGGGTATGCCCTGCACATACCACTATTATAATTGtactaatgtacagtatatgtgggaaaaaaatagaTTTGGCTGCTTTAATACAGCCAGTTTTATGGCCATAGCATGCAATTTTCTGTTGGATGATTAGGAATTTGGAAGGTAAGAATAATCTTACCTTGAAGTAGGAGTCTCCCACATTGATGCGTTTTGGGGGTCCAGGAAGATTTTCATGACCGAAGTAGGCTAAAGTCATTGAGGCCAGACCGTGTGAGGCAAACAGAGCAGCCCGATACTCCACCAGGCCTCGAGCCAAACCCCACAGATCTAAAACTGCTGGAAACGGACCTGGACCTAAAAGAAAAGTAGTGGAACATCTTTTAAGGCATCACAAACATTCTATTCATTATGGTATATCGCCAATAgtgttattttatgtttctaTAGTGAGATAAAATCTAGGAGTCTGTTCCACATCCTGTTCACTATACAGAGAACTAGCTAGGGAGTTTTGCCATTCTATAATCGTGTTTGGAAGTGTAGAGTAGAATATCTAGGTCACTCCTGAAaccccacaatgcactgcagtagGATAGAATACATACAATGTGGCCTAGGGTATACCAAGCACCCAGACTGCACTTTGGCGTTTGTAGGGTATAGGGAGTTGTTTGAAATTTCCGACACAGTTCCACTCCCAATGAAGAAAGCTGTGGCCTTGGTGGATGTAGGTCCAACAGAAGACGTGACCATCGTGTCCGTCAGTTGCAGTGAAGGCGGTGCGGCCTCTCTTGGTGTCACTCTCAATGAAAGAAGTGTCATATCTTTGCCAATCGGTTccaatgaatgagtgaatgttttttttatccagagTTGTACTTAAGTCTTGGAGAAGGGGTGTGATttttgtgcctgtcagtctgaATTCaggaggcatggcctgtgtGTCTACAATTGTCAAACTAACCTGGAGGGAGGAATAGAGTCCCCACAACTCCGTTTTGCCGTATTTCAATCCTCCTCACGCCTGGCACCATGTACCAGCGCTGAAGTGAGACAGTAGCCAGCTCATGCTCTCCGCTACTCTGCTTATCTTTACAGGAATTAAGAGGAGAAATGTGGCCTTCCAGCATGGACACGTCCACTGTGTATGGCGTCTCGACATGTTTCTTTCTCAACCTTAAAGCAAGAAACAGAAATGGATAAATCACACatttctgaatttatttattgaaatctcatgaaatttacatttaaatttatggaatttggcagacacccttatccagcaCCACTTaaatttatctaatttatacatctgagcagttgagcgTTAAAGGCCTTGCTTGGCAGTGATTGAGTTTGAACTCAATCTTCCGATCTGTATTCCTCCTTAGTCAAATTGCATACATCAGGCCCGATACCAACAATCAGGCAGGGGTCCAGCCGCTTTAGTAAGCTGCTGGGGCTAAACACCTGGCTGGCCATGGCCAGGGGTGCATTTCATGGACAACTTTAACCTGTTTTGGGAAAGAAGACTTCTtcctaagatactctttttatacccagtcatgttactgacctgttgccaattaaacTCCAGCTATTTCtctttactaacacttacttttccagtctttttttgttgccctgtcccaaattttttgagacatgttacagccatcaaattcaaaattaccttattttttcttaaaatggtatatttactcagtttaaacatttgatgttttctatgttctattgtgaataacatataggTTTATGAGAGTTGCAAATcatcgcattctgtttttatttacattgtacacagcatccaaacttttttggaattggggttgtataaagCTTTTGGTTCTCAAAACTCTTaaggatgcaaaaaaaaaaaaaaaacccaaaaacttaTTAGCCTTCAAATGTTCCTGATATTAGCTTATTTAtcagacaattaaaaaaaactggctCACCGTTCTTCACGGTTCATTCTTTATAAACTGAAGTAACCCCAGATGACAAATTTTCCTCCTACCTCAGACCTTGTTTTCCACCAGGTGCAGGCTGAAGACTCCAAAAGAGGCCCATCGGTTCACAACCAACATAAGAACCACCGACAGAGGAGTCTTTTTTCACTGTTATAGATGAAAATGtaagtttaagaaaaaaaattgacactttaaaattttttttttttaaaaatcactcacAGTCTACAACTCCATCCTCATCAGCGTGGTAGTGAGAGACGGACTGCCACAAATGTCCATCCTCACATGTCATCCGCGCTCTCATGGTCACAGGGAAGTTTCGTGGCAGATGATATGCCTTCAGAGCGATCACCTCATCAATTGAAGCACGACAAGGTGTGGCTCTTAATAATGGAGCGGGTGAACATGTCGCCATCCAGCTCACCAGACCTGCACAGAACAGAAAACTACACATTCTAAAAGctgtttgaaataaaacatgagctGTCAGGAAAGGAAGGGTTAAATACAGGTTTA
This window of the Ictalurus furcatus strain D&B chromosome 21, Billie_1.0, whole genome shotgun sequence genome carries:
- the LOC128625280 gene encoding acyl-coenzyme A amino acid N-acyltransferase 2, producing the protein MIMLGLVCGRYLSGLFQKQIVCFRALKKTCSQNGLVSWMATCSPAPLLRATPCRASIDEVIALKAYHLPRNFPVTMRARMTCEDGHLWQSVSHYHADEDGVVDLKKDSSVGGSYVGCEPMGLFWSLQPAPGGKQGLRLRKKHVETPYTVDVSMLEGHISPLNSCKDKQSSGEHELATVSLQRWYMVPGVRRIEIRQNGVVGTLFLPPGPGPFPAVLDLWGLARGLVEYRAALFASHGLASMTLAYFGHENLPGPPKRINVGDSYFKAAWQVLCDHPQVCEDRIAISGISFGVFIALWIATSLPVNPKCVVCINGPFCSINKLFSDDGENIDGEQKHWSINDQGYVSFKDISLPHNVPPENVIQIEKVHCPLLFIVGEEDLCCPSTENADEIERRLHTAGKSHLFTRVSYPGAGHLIEPPYTPTSHTSIWASQPTQSMIQWGGNLKQHAAAQEDSWQRILKFLESNLRGEDTD
- the LOC128624685 gene encoding protein S100-B, producing the protein MSSELEKAMLTIVQIFHKYSRHKCKLKKADLKDLINNEMSQFVLKIRDKDTLDLLFSDLDQNGDREIDFQEFIPLIAMVTSACHDLFMTEQNH